In Ensifer canadensis, a genomic segment contains:
- a CDS encoding SixA phosphatase family protein, with the protein MAGDRGAKTYRLMLLRHAKSAWPDGVPDHDRPLGERGRKAAPLIGADMKRKGLIPGLAIVSTARRARETWALVRDNLPPPIPTRETRDIYEVGAPAILATIRAVDPDIRNLLVVGHNPGMEELAHLLAGSGRQEALARMREKFPTAALAVLAFDGSSWEDLASGRCRLIDFVTPRQLA; encoded by the coding sequence ATGGCCGGGGATCGCGGGGCGAAAACATACCGCCTGATGCTGTTGCGCCATGCCAAGTCCGCATGGCCGGACGGCGTGCCGGATCACGACCGGCCGCTCGGCGAGCGCGGCCGCAAGGCGGCGCCACTGATCGGCGCAGATATGAAGCGCAAAGGGCTGATCCCGGGGCTCGCGATCGTTTCCACTGCGCGACGTGCGCGGGAAACCTGGGCGCTGGTTCGGGATAACCTGCCGCCGCCAATCCCCACCCGTGAGACGCGCGACATCTACGAAGTTGGGGCACCCGCCATTCTGGCGACCATTCGCGCCGTTGACCCTGATATCCGTAACCTGCTTGTCGTTGGCCACAATCCGGGCATGGAGGAACTTGCGCATCTGCTGGCCGGATCGGGCAGGCAGGAGGCGCTCGCGCGCATGCGGGAGAAGTTTCCGACAGCGGCGCTTGCCGTACTCGCGTTCGACGGCTCCAGTTGGGAGGACCTGGCATCGGGCCGGTGCCGTCTCATCGATTTCGTCACGCCGCGCCAACTCGCCTGA
- the leuC gene encoding 3-isopropylmalate dehydratase large subunit codes for MSAPRTLYDKIWDDHLVNSQDDGTCLLYIDRHLVHEVTSPQAFEGLRMAGRKVRAPEKTLAVVDHNVPTSPDRHLGIKNEESRIQVEALATNAAEFGVEYYSENDKRQGIVHIVGPEQGFTLPGMTIVCGDSHTSTHGAFGALAHGIGTSEVEHVLATQTLIQQKAKNMLVRVDGQLPPGVTAKDIILAIIGEIGTAGGTGHVIEFAGEAIRSLSMEGRMTICNMTIEGGARAGLIAPDETTFEYIKDKPRAPKGKAWEMALDYWKTLHTDEGAHYDRVVVLDAADLPPIVSWGSSPEDVISVQGIVPNPDEIPEENKRTSKWRALDYMGLKPGTKITDIAIDRVFIGSCTNGRIEDLRAVAAVVEGRKVAPTVSAMIVPGSGLVKEQAEAEGLDKIFREAGFDWREPGCSMCLAMNDDRLKPGERCASTSNRNFEGRQGFKGRTHLVSPAMAAAAAVAGHFVDIREWK; via the coding sequence ATGAGCGCACCGCGTACTCTCTATGACAAGATCTGGGACGACCATCTGGTCAACAGCCAGGACGATGGCACCTGTCTTCTCTACATCGATCGTCATCTCGTTCATGAGGTGACGAGCCCGCAGGCTTTCGAGGGCCTGCGCATGGCTGGCCGCAAGGTCCGCGCTCCGGAAAAGACGCTCGCCGTCGTCGACCACAACGTGCCGACCTCACCTGATCGCCATCTCGGCATCAAGAACGAGGAGAGCCGCATCCAGGTCGAGGCGCTCGCCACGAACGCAGCCGAGTTCGGTGTCGAATACTACTCGGAAAACGACAAGCGCCAGGGCATCGTGCACATCGTCGGCCCGGAGCAGGGCTTCACGCTGCCGGGCATGACCATCGTTTGCGGCGACAGCCACACCTCGACGCATGGTGCCTTCGGCGCGCTGGCGCATGGCATCGGCACGTCGGAAGTCGAGCACGTGCTTGCGACCCAGACGCTGATCCAGCAGAAGGCCAAGAACATGCTGGTGCGCGTCGACGGCCAGCTGCCGCCAGGTGTGACCGCCAAGGACATCATCCTTGCCATAATCGGTGAGATCGGTACCGCCGGTGGCACCGGACACGTCATCGAGTTTGCCGGCGAAGCGATCCGCTCGCTGTCGATGGAAGGCCGCATGACCATCTGCAACATGACGATCGAAGGCGGTGCCCGCGCCGGCCTGATCGCGCCCGACGAAACGACCTTCGAATACATCAAGGACAAGCCGCGCGCGCCGAAGGGCAAGGCCTGGGAAATGGCGCTCGACTATTGGAAGACGCTGCACACCGACGAAGGCGCGCATTACGATCGCGTCGTCGTGCTCGACGCTGCCGATCTGCCGCCGATCGTCTCCTGGGGTTCGTCGCCTGAGGACGTCATCTCGGTTCAGGGCATCGTCCCGAACCCGGACGAGATCCCGGAAGAAAACAAGCGCACCTCCAAGTGGCGCGCGCTTGACTACATGGGCCTGAAGCCCGGCACCAAGATCACTGACATCGCCATCGACCGCGTCTTCATCGGCTCGTGCACCAACGGCCGCATCGAGGATCTGCGCGCCGTTGCCGCTGTCGTCGAAGGCCGCAAGGTTGCGCCGACCGTTTCGGCGATGATTGTTCCGGGCTCCGGCCTCGTCAAGGAGCAGGCGGAAGCCGAAGGCCTCGACAAGATCTTCCGGGAAGCGGGCTTCGACTGGCGCGAGCCGGGCTGCTCGATGTGCCTGGCGATGAACGACGACCGGCTGAAGCCGGGCGAGCGCTGTGCCTCGACCTCCAACCGTAACTTCGAAGGCCGCCAGGGCTTCAAGGGACGCACACATCTGGTATCGCCGGCAATGGCGGCGGCCGCAGCGGTCGCCGGACATTTCGTCGACATTCGTGAGTGGAAGTAA
- a CDS encoding amino acid ABC transporter permease, which yields MASPQSTDKSGKGDYPWWLVALLVIAVALAAVIVTNDIYTEVFNVVLKGIGVTIFVTLMGFVLATTLGLGIALMALSEHAALRQIARFYTEVIRGVPILVLLFYIAFVGAPTLVTVANFITAPLISAGWMEPVVVRDISLMWRAIMALMIGYSAFIAEVFRAGILSVDKGQVEAAKALGLTRYQRFRLVIFPQAIRVILPPLGNDFVAMVKDSSLVSVLGVADITQMGKVYASGSFRFFETYSIVAYVYLVLTIGLSLGLRGIERRLRRAEQR from the coding sequence ATGGCCTCCCCACAATCGACTGATAAGTCCGGAAAGGGCGACTATCCCTGGTGGCTGGTCGCCCTTCTGGTGATTGCCGTGGCGCTCGCCGCTGTTATCGTCACCAATGACATCTACACCGAAGTCTTCAACGTCGTCCTCAAGGGCATTGGCGTCACCATTTTCGTGACCCTGATGGGCTTCGTGCTGGCGACGACGCTCGGTCTCGGCATTGCGCTGATGGCGCTGTCGGAGCACGCGGCACTTCGCCAGATCGCACGCTTCTACACCGAGGTCATCCGCGGCGTGCCGATCCTCGTCCTGTTGTTCTACATCGCCTTCGTCGGCGCGCCGACGCTCGTCACGGTCGCCAACTTCATCACCGCGCCGCTGATATCGGCCGGCTGGATGGAGCCGGTGGTGGTGCGCGACATCTCGCTGATGTGGCGGGCGATCATGGCGCTGATGATCGGCTATTCCGCCTTCATCGCCGAAGTCTTTCGGGCCGGCATCCTCTCGGTCGACAAGGGTCAGGTCGAGGCAGCCAAGGCGCTGGGCCTGACGCGCTACCAGCGGTTTCGCCTGGTGATCTTCCCGCAGGCGATCCGCGTGATCCTGCCGCCGCTCGGCAACGACTTCGTCGCCATGGTCAAGGACTCCTCGCTGGTCTCGGTGCTCGGCGTCGCCGACATCACCCAGATGGGCAAGGTCTACGCCTCCGGTTCCTTTCGCTTCTTCGAGACCTATTCGATCGTTGCCTATGTCTATCTCGTCCTGACCATTGGCCTGTCGCTGGGCTTGCGGGGGATCGAGCGGCGGTTGCGGCGCGCCGAGCAGCGTTGA
- a CDS encoding transporter substrate-binding domain-containing protein, with the protein MTIRRHVLAGIAAALAVPFAFSAPAFASDLPDLGGKTVVVVTENAYPPLQFVDPKTGEAIGWEYDAMNEIAKRLNFKVEYQNTSWDAMIQAVHDGQYQIGMTGITIKDDRKEKVDFSDPYMRSQQFMLVRGDENRFNDGKSFGAFADGLVGAQPGTSPFYTAVYEMLDGNEQNPRIKLFETFGATVQALKAGDVDVVLTDSVAAKGYVDSSEGKLKVVGGPLGTEDFGFIYPKGSDLVGPVNAAIKALKEDGTFDALDKKWFLDYKMGG; encoded by the coding sequence ATGACAATCCGTCGCCATGTGCTTGCGGGCATCGCAGCCGCACTTGCCGTTCCATTTGCTTTTTCTGCACCGGCTTTCGCCAGCGACCTGCCGGATCTCGGTGGCAAGACGGTTGTCGTCGTCACGGAAAATGCCTACCCGCCGCTGCAGTTCGTCGATCCGAAGACCGGTGAGGCGATCGGCTGGGAATATGATGCGATGAACGAGATCGCCAAGCGTCTGAACTTCAAGGTCGAGTACCAGAACACCAGCTGGGACGCGATGATCCAGGCTGTTCACGACGGCCAGTACCAGATCGGCATGACCGGCATTACCATCAAGGACGACCGCAAGGAGAAGGTCGACTTCTCCGATCCGTACATGCGCTCGCAGCAGTTCATGCTGGTGCGCGGCGACGAGAACCGCTTCAACGACGGCAAGAGCTTCGGCGCCTTCGCCGACGGTCTGGTCGGCGCACAGCCGGGCACCTCGCCGTTCTACACCGCCGTCTACGAAATGCTCGATGGCAACGAGCAGAACCCGCGCATCAAGCTGTTCGAAACCTTCGGTGCCACCGTGCAGGCGCTCAAGGCCGGCGACGTCGACGTCGTCCTGACCGACAGCGTTGCCGCCAAGGGGTATGTCGATTCGTCCGAAGGCAAGCTGAAGGTCGTCGGCGGCCCGCTCGGCACCGAGGATTTCGGCTTCATCTATCCCAAGGGTTCGGACCTGGTCGGCCCGGTGAACGCCGCGATCAAGGCGCTGAAGGAAGATGGAACCTTCGACGCCTTGGATAAGAAGTGGTTCCTCGACTACAAGATGGGCGGCTGA
- the rplS gene encoding 50S ribosomal protein L19 produces the protein MNIIQQLEAEQAAKIAAKRTLPDFSAGDTLRVNVRVVEGTRTRVQAYEGVCIARSGGGINESFTVRKISYGEGVERVFPVYSPLVESVEVVRRGKVRRAKLYYLRDRRGKSARIVENTGTRARKLNDAERQAVVEEKARIEAEKIAAAQALAAEKAAAEAAEAKAAAEAAEAKAAEAAAE, from the coding sequence ATGAACATCATCCAGCAGCTGGAAGCCGAACAGGCCGCCAAGATTGCCGCCAAGCGCACGCTCCCCGATTTCTCCGCAGGCGACACGCTGCGCGTCAACGTCCGCGTTGTCGAAGGCACGCGTACCCGCGTTCAGGCCTATGAAGGCGTTTGCATCGCTCGTTCGGGCGGCGGCATCAACGAAAGCTTCACCGTTCGCAAGATCTCCTACGGCGAAGGCGTTGAGCGCGTATTCCCGGTTTACTCGCCGCTCGTCGAGAGCGTTGAAGTGGTTCGCCGCGGTAAGGTCCGTCGCGCCAAGCTCTACTACCTGCGCGATCGTCGCGGCAAGTCGGCTCGTATCGTTGAAAACACCGGTACGCGCGCCCGCAAGCTGAACGACGCCGAGCGCCAGGCCGTTGTCGAGGAAAAGGCACGGATCGAAGCTGAAAAGATCGCAGCAGCTCAGGCTCTTGCAGCCGAAAAGGCAGCAGCCGAAGCCGCAGAAGCCAAGGCAGCAGCAGAAGCCGCCGAAGCCAAGGCAGCTGAAGCCGCAGCGGAATAA
- a CDS encoding sulfite exporter TauE/SafE family protein, which produces MHFFEVLLLFVAGFLSGVVNAIAGGGTFLTFGAMTLGGLPPIVANATSSIIQLPGYITSTLAYAKEIRADRRQAILLGVISAVGGLAGAVLLISLSNASFRALVPWLLIAATAIFAAGPLLKPKARIDEHAISPAGVVSQFATSIYGGFFGAGMGIMMLAVLGLATGGGYHRLNALKNFISIVIATIAIVVFAAGGVVSWLHAAIMVPGAALGGYLGVWAARRVPQAVIRALVVAVGLLLAAYYFFTG; this is translated from the coding sequence ATGCATTTCTTCGAAGTACTTCTGCTTTTCGTCGCCGGTTTCCTGTCGGGCGTGGTCAATGCGATTGCCGGTGGCGGAACCTTCCTCACCTTCGGCGCCATGACCCTTGGCGGGTTGCCGCCGATTGTCGCCAATGCCACGTCGTCGATCATCCAGCTTCCCGGCTATATCACCTCGACCCTTGCCTATGCCAAGGAGATCCGCGCGGACCGCCGCCAGGCGATCCTTCTTGGCGTCATTTCGGCGGTCGGCGGACTTGCCGGCGCGGTGTTGCTGATCTCCCTGTCGAACGCCTCGTTTCGTGCGCTCGTCCCCTGGCTGCTGATCGCCGCGACGGCGATCTTCGCCGCCGGGCCGCTCCTGAAGCCCAAGGCCCGCATCGACGAGCATGCGATCAGCCCGGCCGGTGTCGTCAGCCAGTTCGCAACCTCGATCTATGGCGGCTTCTTCGGCGCCGGCATGGGCATCATGATGCTGGCGGTGTTGGGACTTGCCACCGGTGGCGGCTATCACCGCCTGAATGCGCTGAAGAACTTCATCTCGATCGTCATCGCCACCATCGCCATCGTGGTCTTCGCCGCCGGCGGGGTCGTGTCGTGGCTGCATGCGGCGATCATGGTTCCCGGTGCCGCCCTCGGCGGTTATCTCGGCGTCTGGGCGGCACGGCGCGTGCCGCAGGCGGTGATCCGCGCCTTGGTCGTCGCGGTCGGCTTGCTGCTCGCCGCCTATTACTTCTTCACGGGTTGA
- the trmD gene encoding tRNA (guanosine(37)-N1)-methyltransferase TrmD, with the protein MSFRATVLTLYPEMFPGHLGASLSGRALERGQWSIDAVQIRDFAEDKHRTVDDTPAGGGAGMVLRPDVLARAIDAVSQDDHRPRLLMSPRGRPLTQKRVRELADGPGVVIVCGRFEGVDQRVIDGRALEEVSIGDYILSGGEPAALTLLDAVVRILPGVMGNELSGVHESFEGGLLEHPHYTRPQVFEGREIPAVLTSGNHGAIAKWREAEARRLTEARRPDLLPQPVKK; encoded by the coding sequence ATGTCCTTCCGCGCAACGGTTCTCACGCTCTATCCCGAAATGTTTCCCGGCCATCTCGGCGCCTCGCTCTCCGGCCGGGCGCTGGAGCGCGGCCAATGGTCGATCGATGCCGTGCAGATCCGTGACTTTGCGGAGGACAAGCACCGGACCGTCGACGATACGCCGGCCGGCGGCGGCGCCGGCATGGTGCTGAGGCCCGACGTCCTCGCCCGTGCGATCGACGCGGTGTCGCAGGACGATCATCGCCCGCGGCTGCTGATGAGCCCGCGCGGTAGGCCCTTGACGCAGAAGCGCGTGCGCGAACTTGCCGACGGTCCCGGCGTGGTCATCGTCTGCGGGCGGTTCGAAGGTGTCGACCAGCGCGTCATCGACGGGCGCGCGCTCGAGGAAGTGTCGATCGGCGACTATATCCTCTCGGGCGGCGAGCCGGCAGCGCTGACGCTGCTCGATGCCGTCGTGCGCATCCTGCCCGGGGTGATGGGCAACGAGCTGTCGGGCGTTCACGAAAGCTTCGAAGGCGGGTTGCTGGAGCATCCGCACTATACCCGTCCGCAGGTCTTCGAGGGCAGGGAGATCCCGGCCGTGCTGACCTCGGGCAATCACGGCGCCATCGCCAAGTGGCGCGAGGCGGAAGCCCGTCGGCTGACCGAGGCGCGTCGGCCGGACCTGCTTCCTCAACCCGTGAAGAAGTAA
- the rimM gene encoding ribosome maturation factor RimM (Essential for efficient processing of 16S rRNA): MSKLENPVLMATVGAAQGLRGEVRVKSFTDDPTALGDYGHLHSADGRVFEVLEIREAKNVVVVRFRGVNDRTAAEALNGLELFVDRDNLPDDDLDEDEFFYADLEGLEAIDGSGKSYGTVTGVFDFGAGDLLELKGPGKRPVLIPFTEWSVLEIDLEGGKLLVDPLAAGLIDDKDEPGSPFSAKRK, from the coding sequence ATGAGCAAACTCGAAAACCCGGTTCTGATGGCGACTGTCGGCGCGGCGCAAGGTTTGCGCGGCGAGGTCAGGGTCAAGTCTTTCACCGACGACCCGACGGCACTCGGCGATTATGGCCATCTCCATAGCGCCGATGGGCGCGTGTTCGAGGTGCTGGAAATCCGCGAGGCCAAGAACGTGGTCGTCGTCCGCTTTCGCGGCGTCAACGACCGCACGGCCGCCGAGGCGCTGAATGGCCTCGAACTGTTCGTCGATCGCGACAATCTGCCCGACGACGATCTCGACGAAGACGAATTCTTCTATGCCGACCTCGAGGGCCTCGAGGCCATCGACGGCAGCGGCAAGAGCTACGGCACCGTGACGGGCGTGTTCGATTTCGGCGCGGGCGACCTGCTGGAGCTCAAGGGGCCGGGCAAGCGCCCCGTGCTCATTCCCTTTACTGAATGGTCCGTTCTGGAGATCGATTTGGAAGGCGGCAAGCTGCTGGTCGATCCGCTGGCCGCCGGCCTCATCGACGACAAGGACGAGCCCGGCAGCCCGTTTTCGGCCAAGCGCAAGTGA
- the rpsP gene encoding 30S ribosomal protein S16, with the protein MALKIRLARGGSKKRPYYQIVVADARSPRDGRFLEKIGSWNPMLGKDDEKRVELNAERISHWIAQGAQPTDRVMRFLDQAGIAQRPARSNPNKGLPGKKAQERAAEAKQKAEDAAAAAAEGAAE; encoded by the coding sequence ATGGCACTGAAAATTCGTCTCGCCCGTGGCGGTTCCAAGAAGCGTCCTTACTACCAGATCGTCGTTGCCGACGCCCGCAGCCCGCGTGACGGCCGCTTCCTCGAGAAGATCGGTTCCTGGAACCCGATGCTCGGCAAGGACGACGAAAAGCGCGTCGAGCTGAACGCCGAGCGCATCAGCCACTGGATCGCCCAGGGCGCCCAGCCGACCGACCGCGTCATGCGCTTCCTCGACCAGGCCGGTATCGCTCAGCGTCCGGCTCGCAGCAACCCGAACAAGGGTCTGCCGGGCAAGAAGGCTCAGGAGCGCGCTGCTGAAGCCAAGCAGAAGGCCGAAGACGCCGCTGCTGCCGCTGCCGAAGGTGCCGCGGAATAA
- a CDS encoding chorismate mutase: MIDPEIKKELAGYRQSIDNIDAALVHMLAERFRCTQAVGVLKAKHNLPPADAAREEYQIERLRHLAKDANLDPDFAEKFLNFIIKEVIRHHEAIAADRTHSAGTVGTTHSA; encoded by the coding sequence ATGATTGATCCCGAAATCAAAAAGGAATTGGCGGGTTACCGGCAGTCGATCGACAACATCGATGCCGCGCTCGTCCACATGCTGGCCGAACGGTTCCGCTGCACCCAGGCGGTCGGCGTTCTCAAGGCCAAGCACAATCTGCCGCCGGCCGATGCGGCGCGCGAAGAATACCAGATCGAACGTCTTCGCCACCTGGCGAAGGATGCCAATCTGGATCCGGATTTCGCCGAGAAGTTCCTGAACTTCATCATCAAGGAAGTCATCCGGCATCATGAAGCCATCGCCGCCGATCGCACGCATTCCGCGGGCACCGTCGGCACCACCCATTCCGCTTGA